The sequence GAAACACCAAGGCCATCTGGTCCGCGCCGCCGTCGAGCTGGCCAAGGACTGGCGTACCGACCGTGCCCTGCGCCGTCTCGAGGCCCTGCTGGCCGTCGCCAACAAAGATGCCTCGTTGATCATTACCGGCAACGGTGACGTGATCGAGCCGGAAAACGGCCTGATCGCCATTGGCTCCGGCGGCCCCTACGCCCAGGCCGCCGCCACTGCCCTGCTGCAGCATACCGACCTGCCAGCCCGCGAGATCGTCGAAACCAGTCTGAATATTGCCGGCGACATCTGCATCT is a genomic window of Halopseudomonas phragmitis containing:
- the hslV gene encoding ATP-dependent protease subunit HslV, whose translation is MQELRVTTIVSVRRHGKVVIGGDGQVSLGNTVMKGNARKVRRLYKDLVIAGFAGGTADAFTLFERFEAQLEKHQGHLVRAAVELAKDWRTDRALRRLEALLAVANKDASLIITGNGDVIEPENGLIAIGSGGPYAQAAATALLQHTDLPAREIVETSLNIAGDICIYTNRNLTIEELDADT